The proteins below are encoded in one region of Plutella xylostella chromosome Z, ilPluXylo3.1, whole genome shotgun sequence:
- the LOC125491175 gene encoding uncharacterized protein LOC125491175 — MAFQIIRYSLFVPNFTYILRCSPIFKNKTILSDIDNLIQNSLSKILNLPFRDRDWLQASLPIRFGGIGVRKVSDVALPAFLSSTHSTLALYNKIIHPSLGVSEVSCCGEAKEAWQSICPGEALPENPHSQRLWDEPKCLSTGRHLLETSPNNTERARLLATAERESGLWLHALPSPNVGTFLDDRSFQTAIGLRLGMKIVQPHHCPCGAEVSQLGHHGLSCRRSAGRLSRHAALNDILRRALVSVNTPAVLEPAGVIRDDGKRPDGMSLIPWAHGRPLVWDATCVDTLAASHVPHTSRAAGAAAGTAENLKGEKYRSLDSTYLFLPFGVETMGPWGPDAKSLVKEISSRLADVSGDKRAGAYLRQRLSLAIQRGNVASVLGTLPQGPGLEGLFYI; from the exons atggCTTTTCAAATAATCCGGTACTCACTGTTTGTTCCCAACTTCACATacat actaaGATGCAGCcccattttcaaaaacaaaacaatcctTTCAGACATAGACAACCTAATACAAAATTCActcagtaaaatattaaacctacCATTCAGAGACCGCGACTGGCTCCAGGCCTCTCTACCCATCCGTTTCGGCGGCATCGGTGTCAGAAAGGTGTCGGACGTAGCCCTACCCGCCTTCTTGTCTTCAACCCACAGCACACTGGCcttgtataataaaattattcaccCATCCTTGGGTGTTTCTGAGGTCTCGTGCTGTGGTGAAGCCAAGGAGGCATGGCAATCGATCTGCCCTGGTGAGGCACTGCCCGAAAACCCGCACTCGCAGCGTCTGTGGGACGAGCCCAAATGCCTGTCTACAGGAAGGCACCTGCTCGAGACGAGCCCCAACAACACAGAGAGGGCAAGACTCCTGGCGACGGCAGAACGCGAGTCAGGCCTCTGGCTCCATGCCCTGCCCTCGCCGAATGTGGGAACCTTCCTCGACGACAGGTCTTTCCAGACGGCGATCGGCCTTCGGCTTGGCATGAAAATTGTCCAGCCCCATCACTGCCCGTGCGGAGCGGAGGTCAGCCAACTTGGCCACCATGGCCTCTCGTGCAGACGCAGTGCCGGCCGCCTGTCCCGCCACGCCGCACTGAACGACATCCTGCGCCGGGCCCTTGTGTCAGTCAACACCCCGGCGGTGCTGGAACCTGCCGGTGTCATCCGCGACGACGGAAAGAGGCCCGACGGGATGTCGCTCATTCCCTGGGCACACGGGAGGCCGCTAGTGTGGGATGCCACTTGCGTCGACACACTGGCGGCGTCACACGTCCCACACACATCCAGGGCGGCGGGAGCGGCGGCTGGTACTGCTGAAAACCTGAAAGGGGAGAAATACAGGTCGCTCGACAGCACATACCTTTTTCTCCCGTTTGGCGTCGAAACGATGGGGCCATGGGGTCCGGATGCCAAAAGTTTGGTTAAAGAGATCTCTTCCCGGCTCGCAGACGTCTCAGGGGACAAACGAGCCGGGGCGTACCTCCGCCAGCGCCTGAGTCTGGCGATCCAGCGGGGCAATGTCGCCAGCGTGTTGGGAACCCTCCCACAGGGACCAGGCTTAGAAGGTCTCTTCTAcatatag
- the LOC125491265 gene encoding uncharacterized protein LOC125491265 yields MSQSVAGPSHGGYRSSSHDYMRCPLCPQDCNARYHPKEKYKIIETKISDGDIKGATQLMFSNDSVAPDTPETLQGLQSKHPPQPPSAQLPDAPASDSAPLQVLGTDVYGAIMSFRCGSTGGLDGLSPQHLKDLLASTGQAGETLLSNLTALINLMLAGKVNTLIAPLMYGARICALNKKDGGIRPIAVGSTLRRIASKVCCRQILPKLSTYLQPLQLGFGSKGGCEAAVHALRTYIEHDGGEVVLKVDIKNAFNSIDRGTFLTEIKELTPEIYPYLWQCYSSPSNLIYNSNLIHSEVGCQQGDPLGPAIFSLAIHKTISSLKSKLNMWYLDDGTLGGESDTVLDDLRTLTDNMREIGLELNSSKREIFIPSHISETKHLCASSELPSMNSQLTTSYLKK; encoded by the exons ATGTCCCAGAGCGTTGCCGGCCCCAGCCACGGAGGCTACCGGAGCTCCAGCCACGACTACATGAGATGTCCCTTATGCCCCCAAGACTGCAACGCACG TTACCACCCTAaagaaaagtataaaataatagaaaccaagataagtgaTGGAGACATAAAAGGTGCAACCCAACTTATGTTCTCCAATGACTCCGTCGCCCCAGACACCCCCGAGACGCTACAAGGCCTACAATCAAAGCACCCGCCACAGCCGCCTTCCGCCCAGCTCCCCGACGCCCCGGCCAGCGACTCCGCCCCGCTGCAGGTGCTCGGGACCGACGTGTACGGGGCCATCATGTCTTTCCGCTGCGGCTCCACCGGCGGACTGGACGGCCTAAGCCCCCAACACCTGAAGGACCTCCTCGCTAGCACCGGCCAGGCAGGAGAAACCCTGCTGAGCAATTTGACGGCACTTATCAACCTTATGCTAGCGGGGAAGGTCAACACATTAATCGCCCCCCTCATGTACGGCGCCAGAATCTGTGCCCTCAACAAAAAGGATGGGGGCATAAGACCCATCGCCGTTGGCTCCACCCTCAGACGTATAGCTTCCAAAGTCTGCTGTCGTCAAATTCTACCAAAGCTAAGCACCTACCTGCAACCCCTCCAACTCGGCTTCGGCTCCAAGGGAGGATGCGAGGCCGCAGTCCACGCACTGCGGACTTATATCGAACACGACGGTGGCGAGGTTGTCCTCAAAGTCGACATCAAAAACGCATTCAACTCAATAGACAGAGGTACATTCCTAACTGAAATAAAAGAACTCACACCAGAAATATATCCATACCTCTGGCAATGTTATTCATCCCCATCCAATCTCATCTACAATTCAAATCTCATCCACTCCGAAGTCGGCTGCCAACAAGGCGATCCGCTCGGCCCCGCCATCTTCAGCCTCGCCATCCACAAAACGATATCCTCCCTGAAGTCGAAGCTGAACATGTGGTACCTTGACGACGGCACTCTGGGAGGCGAGTCTGACACCGTGCTCGACGACCTCCGTACACTCACGGACAATATGAGGGAAATAGGCCTGGAACTCAACAGCTCTAAGCGCGAAATTTTCATCCCATCACATATATCCGAA ACGAAACATCTCTGCGCCTCCTCGGAGCTCCCATCCATGAACAGTCAATTAACAACTTCATATCTGAAAAAATGA
- the LOC125491177 gene encoding uncharacterized protein LOC125491177, with product MDIKSLKRSRASFKSKLTIFKTYLETLLPCKELNNLQIRELTIRASKIQEMYNEYDSTQTEIENLSEIPGDEHLERESFETSYFSTVAAAQEALDKHTAASAARDNQSVTGSSAFSALQIRSKWHTNRGQLQLGQMVLIKDDRLPPNRWLLGRITAVYPGTDGINRVADVLSTSGTLRRAYNRLCPLPMTLDQDTPAPRGPAC from the exons ATGGAtattaaatcattaaaaagGTCAAGAGCATCATTTAAATCAAagcttacaatatttaaaacttatttagaAACGCTTTTGCCTTGTAAAGAGCTAAATAACTTGCAAATTCGAGAATTAACTATTAGAGCTAGTAAAATACAAGAAATGTACAATGAATATGACTCAACTCAAACtgaaatagaaaatttatCTGAAATTCCAGGTGACGAACATTTAGAACGGGAGAGCTTCGAAACCAGCTACTTCAGCACAGTAGCTGCCGCGCAGGAGGCGCTCGATAAGCACACGGCGGCTTCTGCGGCGCGGGACAATCAGTCGGTAACGGGTTCTAGTGCATTCTCAG CATTACAGATTCGCAGCAAGTGGCACACCAATCGAGGCCAACTACAGCTTGGGCAGATGGTCCTCATCAAAGATGACCGGCTCCCACCCAACAGATGGCTGCTCGGTCGCATCACAGCCGTCTACCCTGGCACCGACGGCATCAACCGCGTGGCAGACGTCCTCTCCACTTCGGGGACCTTGAGACGGGCTTACAACCGGCTCTGCCCTCTACCCATGACGTTGGACCAGGATACTCCAGCTCCAAGGGGCCCAGCTTGTTGA